In Pempheris klunzingeri isolate RE-2024b chromosome 5, fPemKlu1.hap1, whole genome shotgun sequence, the DNA window AATTTATAACCTTTGGTACATTTGATGAATGAGAACACATCGTTCTTACACAGCGCACTTTTAGCTGGTGCGTTGTACGCCTGTTAAATGAACTCTGGTGGGAGTGGATGGACAAACGTACAAAGCACCAGATGTTACACTGCTTCTCCTTTGCTATTTTTTTAATGGGAAACTTGGACGGCTTAGATAAATAGTTTATGTTTTCATGGCCATgtttggactgtgtgtgtttacttcatGGCAGGGCAAAGAGTGGTACAGGCCGTGTTTAGCTGCTCCAAGGATATACTATACACTTTTACACTGCATTAACACCCTCCCATGTGGCTGAATACATCCCAACAGCTGACTGATGGCAGCAGGGCATGCGTGTCAGTCACAGCTGCTAACTCAGAGATGCTGTGCCCAAGTGCACAATGGTTCTCTATCGTCCAGTATCTTGCTGCAAAAGCACCACATAAGTTTATGCGCTCTGTGCACATCAAACTGGTTGGTGGCAGCTCAATATACTttacatacagcacacagatgGAATGAAAAGTCTTAAGACAATTAAAAGTTCAgtgtcttctttcttttatctcAACAGCACTtctcaatatatatataaacacagcTTTACCTCCTTGAGGCCTCTGCAGAACCTCTCAAACACTCTCTTCATGTTTCCCCCCTTCTCCATGGAGATGACCCTGGTGTGATCCTCCTCATTGACCCAAATCAAGAACGTCTTCTCATTGTTGTGCCTGCACAGAGAGAGGTTATATTGAGTTATGCAGCACTGATGGGCTATTTGTCCTCTGTGTTTACCCCAGGGATCAGTGGATAGACACACCCTGGGAGGTGCCATTTATCCTGATGCACTAACCACTAAACTGGCTAATATTTTCTAACCTTATCAACAACTTCAAAATATTGACTGATtccaaatacaaatacatgGTGATAAACCAATATTCTATTCTTTTTTCCAGACTGAATCAATACAGGCATGACATTTTGGAGGAAGTGTGTAAGATAAGTTAATAAGCAGGTGCTGGTGAAGGGCTTTCTCTACTACAGCAGCCACATGACACTGGTGAGTAGAGAGAGGGCCATTAACCAACGGTCACTGAGAATAACGCTCGTTTCCGCCGCAGGTCATtgactgctgtgtttctctgagTGTTTTGCAAGGCCACACTGCGCTCATACGGCCTCGTAACATAATATTGATTTATGACATGTGTTAAAGAAACCAGACATCTCACACAACATAACACAGCTCATGGCGTCCAGCTTGTCCATAACAGAGACAGAGTGCGGTGAAGTCCCACCCACAGTGGAGGGGAAAACAGTTCATCACTTTTATGGGGATGTCAGAGCGTTTTTCTATCCATTGGTTTTACTTAAGTGTCCAGACTGACAAAGTATTTGATGGATTAAATGGTGTAgatctttatttaatcaggcaAGACCCATTAATATAAACGTTTAATTTTAAACAGAGACCAAATCCAGGTGACTTttgctgtcaaataaatataCATGCCATGCAGTATATTACTCATTAGAATTTTAATGAGGTGCCACAGTAGGGGGGAcatttccatgttgaaatagaataattaaaaatgtgaaaagctAAATACAGGGACAGCTCACCAGGGGAAGCATCAGTTGGATTTTGACGAGCAAAGTTGCTAAAGTTTTACTCAGgatatttcaaattttaaagCACGCACAGCCACTGCCAGCTACTAGAGACTTTTTGTCCTTACTGATTTAATAAGGAAATGGATATGTTATGGAGACAGCAGGttggggagaggaagagagcgaCAGAGAAGAGTTAGAGGGAAATACAGTAGTGAAGGATACCTgaatgacagagagggaggagtgaaacaaaaaaaagtggtaTTAGAAAGGTGGGGGATGACAagttaaatgagaaaaagtaGAGCAGAAGAGATGGGCAGtgaaatgagaagaaaagagagggagaacgagccagggagggagagagaaagctggCAGTGGGCTTGAAAGAAGAGATAATGGAGGGATGAAGTGAAGGTGAATTAttagtgagaggagaggagagactgcCTGATACGGCTGGCAGGAGGAGCGAGGAGGGAGGCTGATGATTGATTTTGGCTGGCTGACACGTTGCGTTGGGCTATTCCTGGGTACATGCTGAAACTCAATGCTGAGGGAGCTTTGTCCGCATTGCTAATACACCTCCACCACAGCTCAGCATCGGGGAGATGACACTACTGCTGCAACCATGACGGGATAGAAATGAAGTTCATAAAATGCTcgtaaaatgaaatatgaaaactgACGAATCAAGCATTGGCCTGATTTGTGACAAAGGGAAGATTACAGTTATGTAATTTCTTCCGTGTGACCTGCTGCCAGTTTCGAGCAATGAAGGAAATGGTTTATACAAATCCTAGTGGATCTACGTGGAcacaaatatgtcaaaatgCCAGATTTATCTCtgaaaagaaaccaaaaacTGGATAAAAATTGGAAATTGGTTTCTCCTGTTCGAACACAGCAGCTATATGGACAACCAACAGCACCTTGGAGAAACAGTGAGGATGCTGAACAACATCTGATGGAGGGCTGAAGACAAACGGTACAAAATCACCCTACAAGTTCACttaatatataaacacactctGTAATTATAACAAAGACATTCAATTAGGAGACAATCAGCAAGTGACAAACTAATTAATTCCATCAAATCATGTTTTACATTATATTCAAAATAACAAGAATACCTCAGGCTTGTACTCAACTTCAAACAAATGCACTAAAGGAGTTCACTAATTtgtaatttctcattttttaacTCCAGAGATCTGGAGGAAATGATAAGGCAGAAAAAGTCGTCCACCTGCTGTCACGTCCACTAAAATGATTCATTCTGTCCTCCCTAGTTTGTTGACACCTCCTTAAAAGCTGACAACCCCAAATGACCATCTCATAAGGCCAGTCTTTAAGATAGCAAAGAACTTCCTTGCCTATTTTAAGCATGCTGTTATCTGACCTTTACTCAAGAAAAACAACCTATAGTGCATCCATTTGTAATTATTAGCTATGAACCAATCTCCAACATTACCTTCCTTGACAAAAAGTAGCgtggaaaaaatattttttaatccaCGAGGTACAGGATATGTACAAGTCCGGATTCAGAGTTAACCATCTGACATTAAATGTAGAATGTGTAGGATTTTCCTCAAAAACAATGTACAGACTCTAATGCCTCTCAATTATCTGTAAAGAACCTGCctgcattttcttatttttctgtgttcGGGACGTTACTAGGCATCAGCCTTTGGGAAGTGGGTATGTAGCccccagccaatcacagcgcaCGGGCCAGATCGCAAGCATGTGTCCAAGAGGAAACTATAAAATGGCAGACATAGCGCAGAAAAATCACAATATTGAGGCAAAAGGCCGATCAACACTCTTTCATTTGACCTCAACAGCTGCCTTCATTAATGCTGATCATGATACTTTAATTCAAAGTCTTTATTTAGAGGAAAAGAGCTCCTATGTTTCTTCCTATTGGAAGTTCTTAATCtcttaaaacaaaacttttctcAGGAGTTCCACAAGGGTCATTCCTAGGACCTCTCACTTTTTAATACCATATACTATGATATAAAATTAGATGTATGGTGATAGAAGATTTTGGCCATATTGTCCACCACAAATGatccacatactgtactgtactttaccCGGTCGATCACAATTTGTCAACCAACCCAGTAAACTTATACTGACTACATCACTTACTGGGGGTCCAGTTTTTAAATACAGAGATACAGTAGCAGGCCCTAAAAGAGAGACAGCAATCCTCTCTTGTCTTACTGCATCAGCCAGTAACATTTAACatcagctttttcttttcacttacCAGATACCACGGGCATCAGGCCAATCACGAGCCATGCCTGCGCACGTCAGGAGGGGTGACACAGGCttgtcaaacaggaagtggtcctgttgtaaatacagaaaaaaataagttttataCACAAAGTGCCAACAGTGGCTGAGACTGAGGCAATTgctgacacagaaacaagacTGTGCGACTTGAGAATTCACTAATCTCTCCAATCTCTTCCAATCTGTGGGTAGAAGAAAAATACCACAGGGGGCACAGCCCACACCCACTTCTGACTACATGTGATGAAATTGTAAGCCCCTTATTTTTCTCTGCTAGTACATGTAGCATGTTGTAACTAAATCCATAGTAGGCTAAACATCTTTACCATGAGTGCACAAGTGTCCTGTATAAGTAACCTCATTGTAAATCTGATTCATACACTTGGCATTACTATCCATTTGCAGGTTGGTGCATGAAATCTCAAAGTGCTCTTGCAGGTCCACTGACAAATCACATGTGaccactgctgctactgtattAAAACTGTAACATAGTATGCAACAGAATTAAGTGACTTGAAATAGTCACTGGTTTATATTTGGTATATATCATATTTCACTAGAATTTCAGTTCTAACTGTTACTTTAAGGCAATCTGcctctgtgaaaacaaaaaccaaccTCTTGATCGTCCAAGGTAAAATACCCATATGGGGGTTGGAACAATGTCTATATTAAGTACCCAATACAGAGGAAATTGGTTAGCCAATATAGCCAATATCTGGGGAGAACCTTGAATAAACGGTCTTTCCTTTATTAGAATTGCAGGAAATTCATTCTTGCAAGATCTAGAAAATGGGCAATTGTCTGATGATTGTTTACTAACCCTTCCTTTCCCCCCAAACAAGTCTACAATGGCCTAAACAATTCCacttaaataataatgatgatgatgatgatgatgataatactactactactactactaataataataataaattaattaactatggagctggtggaggagggtAATTGCTGTGAATTGGGCCATttcagaagaaagaaaagaacaatgtggttttttgacaaaaattacactattttgtattttcaaggGTTTTTCTCCTTAAATATGTGACTTTAATTTCAGAGTGTTTCTGAGTTTTTTCTTGCAAATTTCAGACTTGATGATCTCAGAGAATATTCAAGGTTTTTTCTCGCAAActtttttcatgtaaatttaCTTCTTTAGTCTCAGAGCTTAACCAAGTTTTttgaaattaacatttaatatcAGAAAATCTGAGTTTTTTTCTCGTAGCATCATCCTCTTTTTACTTTAATGGCCCTAAAATGAAGTTGTACCAGTCCTCTtctgaaaagaataaaaaatagcaCTGCACGTTAAAAGTGGTGCATCTCAGTAATGTACAAAATCAGCTTGGAcatgaagcagcagctctgaatCACTCACAtcaatgagctgctgctgctcctgatCTGTCATCTGGGTGAGACTGTAGTACTTCCCGGTCAGGTCATCCTTCAGGCCCGCGAGGGCGTCCACCAccaccctctccacctccctaCGCTCTGCCCGAGTGCAGGCGGGGGGCAGGCTCAGCCCCCTGATACTGCGGCCTGTTCTCACCCTGGACGACAGCACGTAGCGCTCGTCAAATTGGCCCGACTGGATCTGAATCACAGACGGGTGGGAAATATATCTGCATTTATTCACACATCATATCAAACATTAGGTTTCTGCAATCAACGTGCAATTGGTTCAACTCAGGTCAAGATTGTAAGAAAGTAGAACGCAATTAACACTGTTTGTTTATCTTTGGATTAGTAtaagtacatatatatataagtataatatattaaaataactGCAAGTCATCAGCCCGCAGAGTGAAACAATCTCCCTGATAAGAAGAAGCTCTGTGTTGTAGGTGAGTGTGTTACCTTGCTGGAGTCCAGGTCAGTGGGGTGTGTCATGGTTTGGGGGTCATATCCGTTGTGCCTCTCTTTGATGATGGGGTCCAGCAGGTCTGCAAATACCTGAAACAGACCCAGAGCTTAAGAATATCAAAATACAGGTTTTTATGCATATAATTGTGGGCTATAATCCAGACTAATCAGACATCATGGGCTGTTTCTGGACCAAAGACTGTACCAAACTAAACTATGGCAAAGAGCCCAACCTGCATTGACTTCTATCTCTGTTCGAAAAAGCTTTACAGAGGgtacagggtttttttttgatCAAACACTATTGATCACATAGAggcattctttttttatttggctCAATGTTTTCCTCAAGTACATTTTAGCAGGTGCAGGTACTGTGACTTCACCTAAATCCTATGGTACAGCTTTTCCACACTATATCAGTGAATCAAAGTTTACATATCTGAATCTGCCCTCTCTTTATTTACATCTTGTTGATTGGTATAGATTTATTTACGCAGCAGATAAAGACTTGGATTCACCTCATCAATGTATGAAAGAGTGTGTCCCTGatgttttgtatatatattgtagtatgttttgtattattatgcATTTGTTATATGTATGTGCATCAAATTGTTTCCTAAAATTGCTAAAGTTGCTCACTGACTGTTGATGACAATACCATGGGCAATATGATgaagcaaaacaggaaaaaacagcaAGTAACCACAATCAATAACAACCTGTAAGAAACTAATATTATTTAGGGGCTCTGGAGGCTGGAGCAGGCCTAGGTTATCATACTGTCAAGTCTATAAATCTGAATAAAGTTCCTTGCTGCATTATCTTAATTCTTTTCCACACCGTAGGTCAGCACTCCCTGGACTTCTgtctgcacagcagcagcagcagtaacaccAAATGACTCCAATCAAAACTACCACCCACATATATAAAAAGCAGGGAGTAACGATGAATCATATATTGTATCACATTTAAGAGGGATTGTACAATAAACATTAGCTAGAACTCTACATccaaaaatcacacacaccaaaacaggAAACTGTAAAGAATTCTTAACATGGTCACAAACTTTTATTTAACTAAACAAGTCTTGCAATTCACATTTAGGAGTGATGAAAATTATACATCCTTTAAAGAGCCTTTACACTCCCACTGATTTGTTCTTGCAACCCATGGTTAATATCAGACTAAAAAAATATACTGACTGCTGTAAGAAGTCCTACATATTTTTGTGGCCTCTAAAGGAAGCATGTGATTAAATTCACTATAGATAGACACTGAGACATCCCATAAGAGGTGTCCTAGCCTAAAACACTCCCTGTCCTGTGCTGCAACACTTCTTCCTCTGAAGCGCGACAGGGAGGATGGGTGACTGCATTTACTTGCAGTCATTCCTGGTGATCAAAgggtttttgtctgtgttgaaACTGTCTTGACAGTAATGGGACGTTGGGTTGGGAGTGAATGCATCTAGAAATATCAACACCCTTTTCCACATTGCAGTATTTTTTTACTATGTCGTTTTCCAGCTTGGACTTGTTGTCCTTGACACAGCAACCTCCAGCTGGTGGCCTGAGAGGCTGTGGTCAGCCGTGACTCCTGTACGACACACATGGAGATGTGCCATGTGGCCCTTCTTTAATATAACACTATTATTTCCCATGCTGGTTTTTAGGACTATTTTATAAGTTACTGAACATTACAACCAAACTAATTCCCCTTTTCAGAAAATATAGCTCTAAAAGGTTACAAACATGTAACTGCTGCATGTTTATATGTGTAACAGGACACTGATGTCTGACCTCGTAAGACTCCTCGTCTCCTGCCACCATGCCAACGGTCTTGATGAAGGGGTGCCCAGGGTTGTCCACGCCCGTCTGGATGGCCTGGTCCAGCGTGTAACCGTTGGGAGTGGCCTTATCGCACAGCTTGGCATAGATGGCAGGTGTCAGGTTACTGGCCATGCAGTTGTTGTGTTTGCGCAGGTCAGGGTAGTCCGCACTgcacaaatacaaattcaaGATAACGTATTGCAGCATTGATCTTTGAGAATTCTTTTCAGCCGTGTGGGCACAGGTTGATCATGGAGCTGTGCCCTTGGAGCAGGTGCGGAGTGAGTGACTCACTCAAGGACACTTCCACATGGCATGTGCACAGGTAACTGGGGTTCAAATGTGGCCTTACGGCTATGGGACCCCCAGCTGGGAAAGAGCGTGCTGCTAGTTTGGACAAAGATAGTGCAGGGACATAAAGAACATGATGGTGGTGCATTCAGTCTATTTGTCACCATCTCTTGATTCTCCCATCCTCtgccctctgctctgctccctgTCCCCGTCTACAGTCCCTGCTCACTTCTCCCACTCTGCTCTTTTTCAAGCTCATACTTGTATTTGCAGGTCCAACTAGAGCAGGTTTACTGCTCTaggtttaatgttaaaaaacaccacatggctctagcagctgttttcagcctgtctACATGCTTTGTTCTTGCCTTCCAGCTTTTGTTGTAAGTGAGGAAAAACAGTGAgtgaggttttcagtgggcgggacacaggctgagtggctggaggaggtcacatgatcaacagatccccttatgacatcataaagggagatAAACCTAATGGCGcatttccactagtacctactcagctctactcggctcgactcggtttggttgcgtttccattacagtagcgtcCCACCTCAAAGTGGGAGGGGTCGTTATAGCAAGGAgggccgaaactccggtggtgtaatttgtatacggcacaaacaaacacaactaaggacgtggagcgtttggtttgtgtgtatccgtttacctcgttcacagaaataataaaaacacacggTCTCtgttttaaaaacggcgggtttgattcttgtgaacgagtcgctgtcgtgactcatcaagtgacgccgctccctggccaatcagtggtctgcagtctggtgacgtcgcatt includes these proteins:
- the LOC139200873 gene encoding creatine kinase U-type, mitochondrial-like; translated protein: MASSFSRILSSKRKIGLLSMVGGSVTAGLLLHREHLNAGAPVRRSYPASADYPDLRKHNNCMASNLTPAIYAKLCDKATPNGYTLDQAIQTGVDNPGHPFIKTVGMVAGDEESYEVFADLLDPIIKERHNGYDPQTMTHPTDLDSSKIQSGQFDERYVLSSRVRTGRSIRGLSLPPACTRAERREVERVVVDALAGLKDDLTGKYYSLTQMTDQEQQQLIDDHFLFDKPVSPLLTCAGMARDWPDARGIWHNNEKTFLIWVNEEDHTRVISMEKGGNMKRVFERFCRGLKEVERLIQERGWEFMWNERLGYVLTCPSNLGTGLRAGVHVKLPLLAKDARFSKILSNLRLQKRGTGGVDTAAVGGVFDISNLDRLGQSEVQLVQTVVDGVNYLVECEKRLEKGQDIKVPTPIKQFK